The Theropithecus gelada isolate Dixy chromosome 18, Tgel_1.0, whole genome shotgun sequence genome includes the window GAGTGGGGATCCCTGCTGACCATGGTGGAGCTGTAATGGGATAAGCCGCCACGGTGGGGGCTGTTTAAGAATCCGTAATGGGGGTATCCCGCAGGAGGGAGATGGTTCAGACCCAGAGCCTCCAGATGCTGGGGAGGACAGCAAGTCGGAGAATGGAGAGAATGCGCCCATCTACTGCATCTGTCGCAAACCGGACAtcaactgcttcatgatgtgagCCCGGGAGAGGTGGGCGGGGCAGACACTAGCAGGGTGGGGTGAGGCCGATGGGCCGCGCCCCTCACATCTCCACCGCCTGCCCCATCCTCCGCAGCGGGTGTGACAACTGCAATGAGTGGTTCCATGGGGACTGCATCCGGATCACTGAGAAGATGGCCAAGGCCATCCGGGAGTGGTACTGCCGGGAGTGCAGAGGTGAGGGCCATGGATGGACAGGGAAGGCAGGTGCGGCTtcaagggaggaggaggagccatAATGGAGGGTCATGGGGAGTAGTGATACACGTCTGTGGTGAGCTGGAATGGGGTCTCCATTGTGAGTGGTAATAGAAGATTCCACGGGAAGAGGCAGCTCTGCCCTGGACAGGGGTGCAGAGTAGGTGGGTGGGATAgtaagggagagaagaggaagaaagaggtttTGGGACCATTCAGGCCCTCCAGTGCTCACTCACTTTGGCCCTACTCTCTGCCCCACAGAGAAAGACCCCAAACTAGAGATTCGCTATCGGCACAAGAAGTCACGGGAGCGGGATGGCAATGAGCGGGACAGCAGTGAGCCCCGGGATGAGGGTGGAGGGCGCAAGAGGCCTGTCCCCGATCCAGACCTGCAGCGCCGGGCAGGGTCAGGGACAGGGGTTGGGGCCATGCTTGCTCGGGGCTCTGCTTCGCCCCACAAATCCTCGCCGCAGCCCTTGGTGGCCACACCCAGCCAGGTGAGTGGCTGCATAAAGTGAGTAGATGTGTAAAGTGGTTCCGTTTCAGCCCTGCCTGGGTCCATAATTTCTGTTCTGGGCCCCCTCCTCCAGCatcaccagcagcagcagcagatcaAGCGGTCAGCCCGCATGTGTGGTGAGTGTGAGGCATGTCGGCGCACTGAGGACTGTGGTCACTGTGACTTCTGTCGGGACATGAAGAAGTTTGGGGGCCCCAACAAGATCCGTCAGAAGTGCCGGCTGCGCCAGTGCCAGCTGCGGGCCCGGGTGAGCATGGACAGAGCTGGGTAGGGTCAGGTGTGGGAGAGCTGGTGGGTCCATGCATGGTTAGTGTAGTCTAGGCATGGCTAAGCCAGGTGGGATTGGGCCTGACTCTATCTAGATAGGTGGGAAGGGACCTGTCATGTCCAGATGAATGGGGCATGAGCTGGTATGCCGGGCTGGCAGAACCCCCACCAACCCTGGGTGGACAGAGTGGGGTCAGGTGTTTCCAGGTGGTCATGCACGTCAGTACAGATAAGACAGGGGCGAGCATTCCTGGTAGTAAGGGGTAGTGGGGAGGTGTGTCTGGGGAGGTAAGGCCAGGCCAGGTGGGTGGGGCTAGGGCAAGGCCGCCCTCCATCCACCTGGGGCTGACCTGGGCCTTCCTCCTGCCGGCACAGGAATCGTACAAGTACTTCCCTTCCTCGGTGAGTCCAGCTCCCCAGGGTGGGGCGGGGCATGCGGGCAGGGCGGTCAGGGCCAGTCCTGAGATTCTGCCCCGCAGCTCTCACCAGTGACGCCCTCAGAGTCCCTGCCAAGGCCCCGCCGGCCACTGCCCACCCAACAGCAGCCACAGCCATCACAGAAGTTAGGGCGCATCCGTGAAGATGAGGGAGCAGTGGCATCATCAGCAGTCAAGGAGCCTCCTGAGGCTACAGCCACGCCTGAGCCACTCTCTGATGAGGACCTACCTCTGGATCCTGACCTGTATCAGGACTTCTGTGCAGGGGCCTTTGATGACCACGGCCTGGTGAGCAGATAGGAGCATCCCCTGGTGGAAGGGTGGAGgttacagaagcagagagtatcCGTAATGAGGAGACAGAGGGTATGGAAGGCTGATATGGGACATGAGTAGGTGGTGGGGTTGTCATGAGCGGGGCAGGTGGGTCAGTGCATGCCCTGCTTGCAGCCCTggatgagcgacacagaagagtCCCCATTCCTGGACCCTGCGCTGCGGAAGAGGGCAGTGAAAGTGAAGCATGTGAAGCGTCGGGAGAAGAAGTCTGAGAAGAAGGTGATGGAGAGGGTAAAATGGATGTGGAAAGGCAGAGGGTGGGGTTGAGGGAGAGGCAGAGGTCAGAGGCTGAATGGGGCAAGAGCCAGAAAGGGCTAGAATGGAGCAGGAGTCTGGGGTTTGGGGCTGACTTTGACTCCACCCTGACCTGACCTGTCTTGCTTAACAGAAGGAGGAGCGATACAAGCGGCATCGGCAGAAGCAGAAGCACAAGGATAAATGGAAACACCCAGAGAGGGCTGATGCCAAGGACCCTGCATCGCTGCCCCAGTGCCTGGGGCCCGGCTGTGTGCGCCCCGCCCAGCCCAGCTCCAAGTATTGCTCAGATGACTGTGGCATGAAGCTGGCAGCCAAGTGAGTCATTCCTGAGGGGTTCAAGGGAGTCAGGAAGTACATGGTAGGGCCTGACCACCGCCTTCTGTATGTCTACCAATCAGCTGTCCACCATTCAGTCACCAAACAGCCActacccactcacccatccacctATCCGCCCCTGTGTCCATCCAGCCACCATTCCGCCAGTCAcctgtttatttctccttttgccATTTAGTCATGCATCTATTTTCCCACCCTCACTGATCACCTCACTCATTCTGTTGCTTGCTACCTTCCCTGCAGCCGCATCTATGAGATTCTCCCCCAGCGCATCCAGCAGTGGCAGCAGAGCCCTTGCATTGCTGAAGAGCACGGCAAGAAGCTGCTGGAACGCATTCGCCGAGAGCAGCAGAGTGCCCGCACTCGCCTTCAGGAAATGGAACGCCGATTCCATGAGCTTGAGGCCATCATTCTGCGTGCCAAGCAGCAGGCTGTGCGCGAGGATGAGGAGGTGAGCAAGCAGGGGCGCAGCGGGGCAGGGCCGGTACTTTGTCCTTCCTAGCCTTATTGTTCCTTCCACCCCATGCAGAGCAATGAGGGTGACAGTGATGACACAGACCTGCAGATCTTCTGTGTTTCCTGTGGGCACCCCATCAACCCACGTGTTGCCTTGCGCCACATGGAGCGCTGCTATGCCAAGGTTGGGGGTCAGACTGAGGGGGCAGACCATGTGGGAACATCGGTGGGCCAGTGGGGGACAGATTTGTTGTCTGGGTGGTGTCTTGGGAGGGCATGCAGCGCACATCCACAGTTCCCTCCATTTGTGCTCATCCCTCCAGTATGAGAGCCAGACATCCTTTGGGTCCATGTACCCCACACGCATTGAAGGGTAAGTGAGGGTGCCACGCGAAGTGAGAGGTGGGGGGTTAAGGCGGAGGTCAGAAGTGGGATGTGTGTGGAACTGGGGCAGGATACGGGCAAGGACAGGTGGACCTCCCTTTACTACCCTCTCTCTATTCCAAACCCCCAGGGCCACACGACTCTTCTGTGATGTGTATAATCCTCAGAGCAAAACATACTGTAAGCGGCTCCAGGTGCTGTGCCCCGAGCACTCACGGGACCCCAAAGTAAGGTTTTCCCTCAGCTCCTCCCATTttgcccctcctccctgcctcactGTCCCACATTCATCCCTGCCTCCCTGTCCCACATTCATCCCTGCCTCCCTCACCTCACCTTTCCTTCACTTTTTCCTCTCACCTTCCCTGCTGCttcaccctccattcctccctttTCCATGCCTCCTCACCGTTCCCTGAACCCTCcattctttcccttctccctccttgaGCCCCCATTCTTATTCTCCCTTATCACCATTATTCATCCCTCCAACCCGGCCTCCCTGCAGGTGCCAGCTGACGAGGTATGCGGGTGCCCCCTTGTACGTGATGTCTTTGAGCTCACGGGTGACTTCTGCCGCCTGCCCAAACGCCAGTGCAATCGCCATTACTGCTGGGAGAAGCTGCGGCGTGCGGAAGTGGACTTGGAGCGCGTGCGTGTGGTAGGTTTCGCTGTGGTTTCATGGTGCATGTGGTAGGTTTCCATGCCGGACGTGGCTGAGGGCAGGCGGGGCTTCAGTTGTTCCTGCTTAGGACTCCTGCCGCTCTCTTGGCAGTGGTACAAGCTGGACGAGCTGTTTGAGCAGGAGCGCAATGTGCGCACAGCCATGACAAACCGCGCGGGATTGCTGGCCTTGATGCTGCACCAGACAATCCAGCACGATCCCCTCACTACCGACCTGCGCTCCAGTGCCGACCGCTGAGCCTTCTGGCCCGGACCCCTCACACCCTGCATTCCAGATGGGGGAGCTGCCCGGTGCCCATGTGTCCGTTCCTCCACTCATCTGTTTCTCTGGTTCTCCCTGTGCCCATCCACCGGTTGACCGCCCGTCTGCCTTTATCAGAGGGTCTGTCCCCGTCGACATGTTCAGTGCCTGGTGGGGCTGCGGAGTCCACTCATCCTTGCCTCCTCTCCCTGGgttttgttaataaaattttgaagaaacCAAGGAAGCTGTGTCCACATTGCTGCGGTTGCAACTGTTCCAGACTCCTGGATAAGATGGGGGGCGCCTGCACCCCGGGAGGGCCCAGGGACCCACATTCCCAGCCTCCCACAGGCAGAGGGTCTACGCAGCACGTATTCAGTGTGGTGACACCGCCCACGCGTGCTCCTGTCTCCCACCCAGAGCTGTCCTCCATTGTGGACGCCGGGCCCCGCCTTTTCCCCCCAAGCCCCACGTTGGGGATTCGCCTCCTGCAGGGACGCGCCCTCCCGCGTGCCTCAGTTTACCTGCGGTGCGTCACCGCCCCTTTCCCCGCCCCGCGCGCTCCAGCACCTGTTCGGCGGGGAGGAGGGAGCGGGACACGACCGCCCTGGGGTTGATGTTCGGAGGGACCGGCGAGCACAGGATAGACCCCAGTGACAGATGGGAGAAGAGAGCGCCGGCTGGGTCAGGGACTGCGCAGGCGCGAAGCAGCTTCCTCGCAGCTGTGGGTCTCCGCTTCGGAGACCGCGGGAGGGAAGGGAGGGCGCAGGCGCAAGCCCTCCCCGACGACTTCCCTTCAGTTTGAGACTGGAGAGCGCATGCGCAAGCTAGATGGTCAGCGAGCAGAGCCCCGACTGCAGGTCCCTCCTTCGATGGGGCACGAGCTGTCGTTGAACGTCAGCACGCAGATGCAACTGGTTTTCGGCAGGGGGGCGCGCGCCCCGCTGCAGAGCGCCAGCCCGCAGGCGCGGGAGCCTCCCTATTAAGGGCACGCGACGTCGAGGCAATAGCGCGCAGGTGCTTAGCCAGAGGCGGAGCCCGAGAGGAAGGCAGCGGACTTCCGGTTCCGGGAGCAACGAACAGCCGCGGAGGCGACAGCTACCGCTTCAGAGGAGGCGGCCgcggaggaggaagaaggggaggagggcgAGGCGGGAGGCGCAGGAGGGACCCTCGCCATGGGTCCACGGGCCTAGAGTGGCGGAAGATACCGGCCTGGTGCCAAACTGGTGAGACAGCCTTGGGGCTGGACGTGGAGAGTGCTCAGGCGGAGGATAGGAAGGAATTGTGGCTGAGAACGCTGACGGGGAGGAATCAAGGGCCCTCAGGCCGATGAGGGGGAGGAATGGCGGCGTCGGAATACTGACGAGGAGAAACGGGGGAATTTAGGCTGAGGACAGGAAGGAATGGAGCTCAGAACTCTGACAGGTAGGAGTGTCGGGATCCTGGGACGAGGACGGAGAGGAATGGTGGAGATCAGAACGCTAAAGGGAGACATCAGGGCATCTGAAGTTGAGAGAGAAATGGGGGTTCAGAACTCCGAGCGGGAGAAATGAGGGGCCCTCAGGCTGATGACAGGAGAAATGGAGGCGTTGGAATGCTGAAAGGGAGGAATGGGAGGCCCCATATAGAGGACGAGGAGCAGTAGGGGATCAGAACGCTGACAGTTAGGGATGGCATGATCCCAGGACAAGAACAGAGAATGGGGGAGGGTTCGGAATGCTGAGGGGAGAAATTAGGGTCTCTCAGGATAAAGGAGGAATGGAGAATGAGAACAGTGAGAGGGAGAAGTGGGGAACTTTTTGGATGTAGAGGAGAGAAACAGGAAGGTTTGGGGGCTGAGACTGGGGAGAAATTGTGGGCCAGAAcattgaaggagaagaaaaataaggggGGAGCTCTTGGGCTGAGGAAGGGGAGGCATGGGAGGCTTCCCGTGTGTGAGAAGTGGAAAAGATGAGGGGCTGTTCGGGTCATGGGTTGGAGCAGTTGTGTCTCGCAG containing:
- the CXXC1 gene encoding CXXC-type zinc finger protein 1 isoform X2 gives rise to the protein MEGDGSDPEPPDAGEDSKSENGENAPIYCICRKPDINCFMIGCDNCNEWFHGDCIRITEKMAKAIREWYCRECREKDPKLEIRYRHKKSRERDGNERDSSEPRDEGGGRKRPVPDPDLQRRAGSGTGVGAMLARGSASPHKSSPQPLVATPSQHHQQQQQIKRSARMCGECEACRRTEDCGHCDFCRDMKKFGGPNKIRQKCRLRQCQLRARESYKYFPSSLSPVTPSESLPRPRRPLPTQQQPQPSQKLGRIREDEGAVASSAVKEPPEATATPEPLSDEDLPLDPDLYQDFCAGAFDDHGLPWMSDTEESPFLDPALRKRAVKVKHVKRREKKSEKKKEERYKRHRQKQKHKDKWKHPERADAKDPASLPQCLGPGCVRPAQPSSKYCSDDCGMKLAANRIYEILPQRIQQWQQSPCIAEEHGKKLLERIRREQQSARTRLQEMERRFHELEAIILRAKQQAVREDEESNEGDSDDTDLQIFCVSCGHPINPRVALRHMERCYAKYESQTSFGSMYPTRIEGATRLFCDVYNPQSKTYCKRLQVLCPEHSRDPKVPADEVCGCPLVRDVFELTGDFCRLPKRQCNRHYCWEKLRRAEVDLERVRVWYKLDELFEQERNVRTAMTNRAGLLALMLHQTIQHDPLTTDLRSSADR
- the CXXC1 gene encoding CXXC-type zinc finger protein 1 isoform X3; protein product: MEGDGSDPEPPDAGEDSKSENGENAPIYCICRKPDINCFMIGCDNCNEWFHGDCIRITEKMAKAIREWYCRECREKDPKLEIRYRHKKSRERDGNERDSSEPRDEGGGRKRPVPDPDLQRRAGSGTGVGAMLARGSASPHKSSPQPLVATPSQHHQQQQQIKRSARMCGECEACRRTEDCGHCDFCRDMKKFGGPNKIRQKCRLRQCQLRARESYKYFPSSLSPVTPSESLPRPRRPLPTQQQPQPSQKLGRIREDEGAVASSAVKEPPEATATPEPLSDEDLPLDPDLYQDFCAGAFDDHGLPWMSDTEESPFLDPALRKRAVKVKHVKRREKKSEKKKEERYKRHRQKQKHKDKWKHPERADAKDPASLPQCLGPGCVRPAQPSSKYCSDDCGMKLAANRIYEILPQRIQQWQQSPCIAEEHGKKLLERIRREQQSARTRLQEMERRFHELEAIILRAKQQAVREDEESNEGDSDDTDLQIFCVSCGHPINPRVALRHMERCYAKYESQTSFGSMYPTRIEGAKHTVSGSRCCAPSTHGTPKCQLTRYAGAPLYVMSLSSRVTSAACPNASAIAITAGRSCGVRKWTWSACVCGTSWTSCLSRSAMCAQP
- the CXXC1 gene encoding CXXC-type zinc finger protein 1 isoform X1; this translates as MEGDGSDPEPPDAGEDSKSENGENAPIYCICRKPDINCFMIGCDNCNEWFHGDCIRITEKMAKAIREWYCRECREKDPKLEIRYRHKKSRERDGNERDSSEPRDEGGGRKRPVPDPDLQRRAGSGTGVGAMLARGSASPHKSSPQPLVATPSQHHQQQQQIKRSARMCGECEACRRTEDCGHCDFCRDMKKFGGPNKIRQKCRLRQCQLRARESYKYFPSSLSPVTPSESLPRPRRPLPTQQQPQPSQKLGRIREDEGAVASSAVKEPPEATATPEPLSDEDLPLDPDLYQDFCAGAFDDHGLPWMSDTEESPFLDPALRKRAVKVKHVKRREKKSEKKVMERKEERYKRHRQKQKHKDKWKHPERADAKDPASLPQCLGPGCVRPAQPSSKYCSDDCGMKLAANRIYEILPQRIQQWQQSPCIAEEHGKKLLERIRREQQSARTRLQEMERRFHELEAIILRAKQQAVREDEESNEGDSDDTDLQIFCVSCGHPINPRVALRHMERCYAKYESQTSFGSMYPTRIEGATRLFCDVYNPQSKTYCKRLQVLCPEHSRDPKVPADEVCGCPLVRDVFELTGDFCRLPKRQCNRHYCWEKLRRAEVDLERVRVWYKLDELFEQERNVRTAMTNRAGLLALMLHQTIQHDPLTTDLRSSADR